A single genomic interval of Lysobacter avium harbors:
- a CDS encoding endonuclease/exonuclease/phosphatase family protein → MLSANIQAGSSTRGYHDYVARSWSHVLPAGNKRGSLDLIAKLAGQYDIVGLNEADPGSLRSGFTNQTEYLARHGGFDYWSHQPNRRMAGVASSANGLLSKLQPIEVTDHSLPGRISGRGVLLARFGEGADGLVVAIAHLSLGANSRSAQLGFIAELLQDHRHAVLMGDFNCAVERPEMQALFRNTRLQPPSCAVPTFPSWQPQRAIDHILISSDLGCSGAQAMPAAQSDHLALSLELDVPDTALR, encoded by the coding sequence CTGCTCAGCGCGAACATCCAGGCCGGATCGAGCACTCGGGGCTACCACGACTATGTGGCGCGCAGCTGGTCGCACGTGCTGCCTGCCGGCAACAAGCGCGGCAGCCTTGACCTGATCGCGAAGCTGGCGGGCCAGTACGACATCGTCGGCCTCAACGAGGCGGATCCGGGAAGCCTGCGTTCGGGCTTCACCAACCAGACCGAGTACCTGGCGCGGCACGGCGGCTTCGACTACTGGAGCCACCAGCCCAACCGGCGCATGGCCGGGGTCGCCTCAAGCGCCAACGGCCTGTTGAGCAAGCTGCAGCCGATCGAGGTCACCGACCACTCGCTGCCCGGCCGCATCTCCGGACGTGGCGTGCTGCTTGCACGCTTCGGTGAGGGCGCCGACGGCCTGGTGGTCGCCATCGCCCATCTGTCGCTGGGTGCCAACTCGCGCAGCGCCCAGCTGGGCTTCATCGCCGAGCTGCTGCAGGACCACCGCCACGCCGTCCTGATGGGTGACTTCAACTGCGCGGTCGAGCGACCGGAGATGCAGGCGCTGTTCCGCAACACCCGGCTGCAACCGCCAAGCTGCGCGGTGCCCACCTTCCCCAGCTGGCAGCCACAGCGCGCGATCGACCACATCCTGATCAGCAGTGACCTGGGCTGCTCGGGCGCCCAGGCGATGCCCGCCGCACAGTCGGACCACCTCGCGCTGTCCCTTGAACTCGACGTGCCGGACACGGCGCTGCGCTGA
- a CDS encoding TonB-dependent receptor: protein MNAPCRHPLVAAVALCLLGASLPAAAQQPPTADGQQDGRSATTLDSVQVTGTRIRKAEIESQTPVQTLTREDIDRTGLTSVGDILQSLTGSGSALNTKFNSSGNFGFSPNGDGVGAGSAQVDLRNLGAKRVLVLVDGVRWVNESSASGVGATTDLNTIPLALVERIDVLEDGASSLYGSDAIAGVVNIITRRDFDGGQVTLNYGQYGKGDGTQKGLDLAWGMNTERSNFFIGASRVEQEPIYASTREQSRFPTPGTGLTFGSSGTPRGRFILIDPNTGAELDLTPNQGDNDPFYDPAQTGCDRTDGFHCFATADRFNFAEYNMLLTPSTRTGVFGQYRFYFNDRVQAYAKVLANRRESVNQAAPEPLFLGADAGTGNAIADGMFVSAANPYNPFGFDLVSVDDPNTPQNDINLVMIGRRPVEGGPRVYEQNVDTRYFAAGLEGRLDAGDRSWFWDANFSTAKNEARQTNYGSYDIRNIAIALGDPAVCAATAGCVPLNVFGGPGTLTPDMLAWIQPVVRDRSEQTLDVFSANISGDLAELWAGPLSFAAGAEHRRYEGSYQPDALTVAGFYNGVPSLPTSGDYNVSEAYVELNVPLLKPDTFGKSLELSLAGRYSDYSTFGSQFTPKYGLRWQVADELLLRATYAEGFRAPSIGELFGSASRADLQISDPCLIGLDGSAPRGNPANCAALGVPTGAVQANSQISVTTGGNRDLEPETARSFTTGLVFSPGFASGASWSDRLDLELTFYRHSLEGAVQAIDAQTQLDLCVQTLDPLYCDGITRSSIGGINSFSNRLTNLGSIKTDGWDANLFWSLPETAAGRFKLSWQNTLVTRYQAVGAAGQVQPRAVGIEVNDSAIPDWTSTARLDWRRDQWNASWSVRHISELKEECGDAVAFAVCSNPADGTNTLPATTYNDLQVGYRFDWQQGLQLTAGVNNLADKDPPICLSCSLNGYDASTYDIPGGRYFYLRADLRF from the coding sequence CCGCCAACCGCCGACGGCCAGCAAGACGGCCGCAGCGCGACCACCCTGGACAGTGTCCAGGTCACCGGTACCCGCATCCGCAAGGCGGAGATTGAAAGCCAGACGCCGGTGCAGACCCTTACCCGAGAGGACATCGACCGCACCGGCCTGACCTCGGTGGGCGACATCCTGCAGTCGCTGACCGGCTCGGGTTCGGCGCTCAACACCAAGTTCAACTCCTCGGGCAACTTCGGTTTCTCGCCCAATGGCGACGGCGTGGGTGCCGGCTCGGCCCAGGTCGACCTGCGCAACCTGGGCGCAAAGCGTGTGCTGGTGCTGGTCGACGGCGTGCGCTGGGTCAACGAGTCCTCCGCGTCGGGGGTGGGCGCAACCACCGACCTGAACACCATCCCGCTGGCGCTGGTGGAGCGCATCGATGTGCTCGAGGACGGCGCGTCCTCGCTGTACGGCTCCGACGCGATCGCCGGGGTGGTCAACATCATCACCCGGCGTGATTTCGACGGTGGGCAGGTAACCCTGAACTACGGCCAGTACGGCAAGGGCGACGGCACCCAGAAGGGGCTGGACCTGGCCTGGGGCATGAACACCGAGCGCAGCAATTTCTTCATCGGCGCCAGCCGCGTGGAGCAGGAACCGATCTACGCCAGCACCCGCGAGCAGTCGCGCTTTCCCACCCCGGGCACCGGGCTGACATTTGGCAGCTCGGGCACGCCGCGCGGGCGATTCATCCTGATCGATCCCAACACCGGCGCCGAGCTCGACCTGACGCCCAACCAGGGCGACAACGACCCGTTCTACGACCCGGCGCAGACCGGCTGCGATCGCACCGACGGGTTCCACTGCTTTGCGACCGCCGACCGGTTCAACTTCGCCGAATACAACATGCTGCTGACGCCGTCCACGCGCACCGGCGTGTTCGGCCAGTACCGCTTCTACTTCAACGACAGGGTGCAGGCCTACGCTAAGGTGCTGGCCAACCGGCGCGAGTCGGTCAACCAGGCCGCGCCGGAGCCGCTGTTCCTGGGCGCCGATGCCGGCACCGGCAATGCGATTGCTGACGGCATGTTCGTGTCGGCGGCCAATCCGTACAACCCGTTCGGCTTCGACCTGGTCTCGGTGGATGATCCGAACACCCCGCAGAACGACATCAACCTGGTCATGATCGGCCGGCGCCCGGTCGAGGGCGGACCGCGGGTCTACGAGCAGAACGTGGACACGCGTTACTTCGCTGCCGGGCTGGAGGGCCGGTTGGACGCCGGCGACCGCTCGTGGTTCTGGGACGCCAACTTCTCCACCGCCAAAAACGAGGCGCGCCAGACCAACTACGGCAGTTACGACATCCGCAACATCGCCATTGCCCTGGGTGACCCGGCGGTCTGCGCGGCGACCGCAGGCTGCGTGCCGCTGAACGTGTTTGGCGGGCCGGGCACGCTGACCCCCGACATGCTGGCCTGGATCCAGCCGGTGGTGCGTGATCGCAGTGAGCAGACGCTGGACGTGTTCAGCGCCAATATCTCCGGCGATCTGGCGGAGCTGTGGGCGGGTCCGCTTTCCTTCGCCGCCGGCGCCGAACACCGCCGCTACGAGGGGTCCTACCAGCCCGACGCGCTGACGGTCGCGGGTTTCTACAACGGCGTGCCATCGCTGCCGACGTCGGGGGACTACAACGTCAGCGAGGCGTATGTCGAACTCAACGTGCCGCTGCTCAAGCCCGATACCTTCGGCAAGAGCCTGGAGCTGAGCCTGGCCGGACGCTACTCGGACTACTCGACCTTTGGCAGCCAGTTCACGCCCAAGTACGGACTGCGCTGGCAGGTTGCCGACGAGCTGCTGCTGCGCGCGACCTATGCCGAGGGGTTCCGGGCGCCATCCATCGGTGAGCTGTTCGGCTCGGCAAGCCGCGCCGACCTGCAGATCAGCGATCCGTGCCTGATCGGCCTGGATGGCAGCGCGCCGCGCGGCAATCCCGCCAACTGCGCCGCGCTGGGCGTGCCCACCGGCGCGGTGCAGGCCAACAGCCAGATCTCGGTCACCACCGGCGGCAACCGCGACCTGGAACCGGAAACCGCGCGCAGCTTCACGACCGGCCTGGTGTTCAGCCCCGGATTCGCCAGCGGCGCCTCGTGGTCGGACCGGCTCGACCTGGAGCTGACCTTCTATCGCCACAGTCTGGAGGGCGCGGTGCAGGCCATCGACGCCCAGACCCAGTTGGACCTGTGCGTGCAGACCCTGGACCCGCTGTACTGCGATGGCATCACCCGCTCCTCGATCGGCGGCATCAACAGTTTCAGCAACCGGCTCACCAATCTTGGCTCAATCAAGACCGACGGATGGGATGCCAACCTCTTCTGGTCGTTGCCGGAGACGGCGGCCGGGCGGTTCAAGCTGTCCTGGCAGAACACGCTGGTCACCCGTTACCAGGCAGTCGGTGCCGCCGGGCAAGTGCAGCCGCGGGCCGTGGGGATCGAGGTCAATGACAGCGCGATCCCTGACTGGACTTCGACGGCCCGGCTGGATTGGCGCCGCGACCAATGGAACGCCTCATGGAGCGTGCGCCACATCAGTGAGCTGAAGGAGGAATGCGGGGATGCGGTCGCCTTTGCGGTGTGCAGCAATCCGGCTGACGGCACCAACACCCTGCCCGCCACCACCTACAACGACCTGCAGGTTGGCTACCGCTTCGACTGGCAGCAGGGCCTGCAGCTGACCGCAGGCGTCAACAACCTCGCCGACAAGGATCCGCCGATCTGCCTGTCGTGCTCGCTCAACGGCTATGACGCGTCGACCTACGACATCCCGGGCGGCCGTTATTTCTATCTGCGTGCCGACCTGAGATTCTGA